From a region of the Solanum stenotomum isolate F172 chromosome 2, ASM1918654v1, whole genome shotgun sequence genome:
- the LOC125856012 gene encoding uncharacterized protein LOC125856012, whose amino-acid sequence MVEDTLKVFMDAFSVAGDTFDDCILNFSRALHKCEEANLVLNWEKCHFMVKEGIVLGHKVSQKGIEVDKTKIEVIEKLPLPICVKGVQSFLGHAEFYRRFIKDFSKIAHTMYWAEPLEVMCDASGTTLRVVLGKKCNKMFPPNYYSTLRYLMAEKDAKPRLIRLALLLQEFDFEVKDMRGCENQVADHQSRLEAERKEECELEINNAFPNEQVLAATLDLIPWFVDFANFLVSGLMPEVLTFQQRKRFLHDVGMYFLDKYYMYRKYTLVAMDYVSKWVKAVDLLENGGKSVAGFLKKNISRFGTSKAIISDGGSHFCNKVSVHF is encoded by the exons ATGGTGGAGGACACTTTGAAGGTTTTCATGGATGCTTTTTCGGTGGCAGGTGATACTTTTGATGACTGTATTCTAAATTTTAGCAGGGCCCTACACAAATGCGAGGAGGCCAACCTAGTTCTAAactgggagaagtgtcatttcatggtcaAGGAAGGCATAGTCCTTGGGCACAAGGTCTCACAAAAAGGCATAGAGGTTGACAAGACCAAAATTGAGGTGATTGAAAAGTTGCCTCTACCTATTTGTGTGAAGGGTGTTCAGAGTTTCTTAGGACATGCCGAATTTTATAGGCgtttcatcaaggacttctccaaaattgcacacaCCATGT ATTGGGCTGAGCCATtagaggtaatgtgtgatgcaagtggtaCTACTTTAAGAGTAGTGTTGGGGAAAAAGTGCAACAAGATGTTCCCTCCAAATTACTATTCTA CTTTGAGGTACCTGATGGCAGAGAAAGATGCCAAGCCAAGGTTAATCAGATTGGCATTACTTCTTCAGGAGTTTGATTTTGAAGTTAAGGATATGAGAGGTTGTGAGAATCAGGTAGCTGATCACCAGTCTAGGTTGGAGGCTGAAAGGAAAGAAGAATGTGAACTAGAAATCAATAATGCATTCCCAAATGAGCAGGTATTGGCTGCAACTCTTGATCTTATTCCTTGGTTTGTTGATTTTGCGAACTTTCTTGTTAGTGGTTTGATGCCGGAGGTGCTGACATTTCAACAAAGGAAGAGGTTCCTGCATGATGTGGGTATGTATTTTTTGGATAAATATTATATGTACAGG AAGTACACATTGGTTGCAATGGACtatgtttccaaatgggttAAGGCAGTTGatttacttgagaatggtgGCAAGAGTGTTGCTGGTTTTCTAAAGAAGAATATCTCAAGGTTCGGCACATCCAAAGCTATCATTAGTGATGGTGGTTCCCATTTCTGCAACAAGGTTTCAGTGCACTTTTGA